In Stieleria varia, one genomic interval encodes:
- a CDS encoding putative zinc-binding metallopeptidase, with protein MTDEELLDMRLCDLKLTIRDTPLEARIDQLNGELRDRELHFRPHCWLSDDWYSPDGIPGIAIPFYLAHPRLIRLERKQLLEVEGGTHPWCMKILRHEAGHAIDTAFNLRRRQKYREVFGRPSLPYPEYYRPKTQTRDYVLHLDMWYAQAHPLEDFAETFAVWLRPGSRWRSRYQGWPALKKLHCVDEFMKTAQGRAPKNNVRQSLDPISRIRKTLRTHYQRKREHYGLNHPSVFDADLRKLFAQQKNGNGGTTAAAFLSRSRAEIREVVAKWTGEYSYTIDQVVQEMIERCREMKLRVGSPVEQCKRDAMILVAIRTANYLNSGHRRVML; from the coding sequence ATGACAGACGAAGAGCTCCTGGACATGCGGTTGTGTGACTTGAAGCTGACGATCCGCGACACGCCGCTGGAGGCTCGGATCGATCAGCTCAACGGAGAGCTTCGTGATCGAGAACTCCATTTCCGTCCGCACTGTTGGCTGAGCGACGATTGGTACTCTCCCGACGGCATTCCCGGGATCGCGATCCCGTTTTATCTCGCTCATCCGCGTCTGATCCGGTTGGAACGCAAGCAGTTGTTGGAGGTAGAGGGTGGGACGCACCCGTGGTGCATGAAAATCCTGCGTCACGAAGCCGGTCATGCCATCGATACGGCGTTCAATCTCCGTCGACGCCAAAAGTATCGCGAAGTCTTTGGGCGGCCCTCGTTGCCGTATCCTGAGTATTACCGCCCCAAAACGCAGACCCGTGATTATGTTCTGCACCTCGACATGTGGTACGCTCAAGCACACCCGCTGGAGGATTTTGCAGAAACATTCGCCGTTTGGCTGCGTCCCGGCTCTCGCTGGCGCAGTCGATACCAGGGGTGGCCCGCGCTGAAAAAGTTGCATTGCGTCGATGAATTCATGAAAACCGCCCAGGGACGAGCGCCGAAGAATAACGTACGCCAGAGCCTCGATCCGATCAGTCGCATCCGCAAGACACTGCGAACTCACTATCAGCGAAAGCGTGAACACTACGGGTTGAACCATCCCAGTGTCTTTGACGCCGACTTGAGAAAGCTGTTTGCCCAACAAAAAAATGGCAACGGAGGTACCACCGCAGCCGCTTTCCTGAGCCGCAGTCGGGCGGAAATCCGAGAAGTGGTCGCGAAATGGACGGGCGAGTATTCCTACACCATCGACCAAGTGGTCCAAGAAATGATTGAGCGTTGCCGCGAAATGAAGCTTCGGGTGGGAAGTCCCGTCGAGCAATGCAAACGCGACGCCATGATCCTGGTGGCCATTCGAACGGCGAACTACCTCAACTCCGGTCACAGGCGGGTCATGCTGTGA
- a CDS encoding D-alanine--D-alanine ligase family protein: protein MSKSRVLVLVRDGHVPPETLEGVSDKKLYAWKAEFDVCETLRRIGHEILPLGVYDDLSPIRNALNEFAPDITFMMLEEFHGVVTYDFAVISYLELMQQPYTGCNPRGLLLSKDKALSKKILTYHRIQTPRFAVFPVGRTVHRPKKLEFPLFVKSVVEDASFGISQASIVHNDAQLAERVAFIHERANDDAIAEQYIEGREIYVGVIGNQRLQTLPPWEMNFGSLPDDAAKIATSRVKWDHRYQDKHGITTDAAEGLSDELQARISKTCKRVYRALNMSGYARMDLRLTDAGEIFVLEANANPNIEYGEDFAESAESIGISYETLVQRILNLGLRYKADWMTG, encoded by the coding sequence GTGAGCAAATCTCGCGTTCTGGTCCTCGTTCGCGACGGGCATGTCCCGCCTGAGACACTCGAGGGTGTCAGCGACAAAAAACTCTACGCCTGGAAGGCCGAGTTCGATGTCTGTGAGACCCTGCGGCGTATCGGTCACGAAATCTTGCCGCTGGGTGTCTACGACGATTTGTCGCCGATCCGAAACGCCCTGAACGAGTTCGCACCGGACATCACGTTCATGATGCTGGAGGAATTTCATGGCGTCGTCACCTATGACTTTGCCGTGATCAGCTACCTGGAACTGATGCAGCAACCCTACACAGGATGCAATCCACGAGGGCTGTTGCTGAGTAAGGACAAGGCGCTGAGCAAAAAAATCCTCACCTACCACCGCATTCAAACACCTCGATTCGCCGTGTTTCCCGTCGGTCGTACCGTTCATCGACCCAAGAAACTCGAGTTTCCCCTGTTCGTCAAAAGCGTCGTCGAAGACGCTTCGTTCGGCATCTCACAAGCCTCCATCGTCCACAACGATGCCCAGTTGGCCGAACGAGTCGCCTTCATTCACGAACGCGCCAACGACGACGCCATCGCCGAGCAGTACATCGAGGGCCGCGAGATCTACGTCGGTGTGATCGGAAACCAGCGACTCCAGACCCTGCCGCCATGGGAAATGAACTTCGGCAGCTTGCCCGACGACGCAGCAAAAATCGCCACCAGCCGCGTCAAATGGGATCATCGCTATCAGGACAAACACGGGATCACCACCGACGCGGCCGAAGGACTCAGTGATGAACTGCAGGCTCGCATCAGCAAGACATGCAAGCGAGTCTATCGGGCACTGAACATGAGCGGCTATGCCCGAATGGACCTCAGACTCACCGATGCAGGTGAGATTTTCGTCCTGGAAGCCAACGCGAATCCCAACATCGAATACGGTGAAGACTTTGCCGAGTCCGCCGAATCCATCGGGATCAGCTACGAAACCCTGGTGCAACGGATTCTCAATCTGGGACTCCGCTACAAAGCCGACTGGATGACGGGCTGA
- the ruvX gene encoding Holliday junction resolvase RuvX: protein MREGYDGGMTDISDQSANTGESSADHFPQSGRLAAVDYGTVRIGIAICDPDRILASPYEVYPASGPSKDAAYFKTLVKEERVSGFVVGLPIHCDGGESQKSRECRTFARWLFEQTGVPVRLFDERFSTSAAKQRLSGGGLTRGRKKQRLDAVAALVLLESFLESSRYHGAIPGQSIHDQTDGGDSLSDDDN from the coding sequence ATGCGTGAAGGTTATGATGGCGGAATGACAGACATCAGCGACCAGTCAGCAAACACAGGCGAATCGAGCGCGGACCATTTTCCACAGTCGGGGCGATTGGCCGCTGTCGATTATGGAACGGTGCGGATCGGGATCGCGATCTGTGATCCCGATAGGATCTTGGCGAGCCCCTACGAAGTGTATCCGGCATCGGGGCCGAGCAAGGACGCTGCGTACTTCAAAACGCTGGTCAAAGAAGAGCGTGTTTCTGGTTTCGTCGTCGGGTTGCCGATCCACTGTGATGGCGGCGAGAGTCAGAAGAGCCGTGAGTGCCGAACATTTGCACGCTGGTTGTTTGAGCAAACGGGTGTCCCCGTGCGGCTGTTCGACGAGCGCTTCAGCACGTCGGCAGCGAAACAACGCTTGTCCGGCGGCGGACTGACCCGCGGTCGCAAAAAACAGCGACTTGATGCCGTGGCCGCATTGGTCTTGTTGGAGTCATTTTTGGAGTCCAGCCGTTACCACGGCGCGATCCCAGGCCAATCGATCCACGATCAAACCGATGGGGGTGATTCCCTGAGTGACGATGACAACTGA
- a CDS encoding alpha/beta hydrolase family protein produces the protein MKFPNGDHSVELAGIVDRPREPAHRNGQAPVVVFSHCFTCNKDLKATVRISRALAKSGITVLRFDMTGLGGSGGDFAETNFTTNLADLAAAIRFAHSELGPVTGLIGHSFGGLASLVTAAKHFAKGETQADASVHLEHLNGVITLAAPSDTSHLATLLARMNPEIESLGAGDVTIGGITWTIHRQMLEDFRQHDVTRWIPNIRCPVMLMHSPVDETVGIDHALRIMSLINSAAPNTSSSQTSKPDTNAVSLVALADADHLLVRNTDDLTYVSQTMSAFLHRYASRTPSPDVADR, from the coding sequence GTGAAATTCCCCAACGGCGATCACAGCGTTGAGCTTGCCGGAATCGTGGATCGACCCCGTGAGCCGGCTCACCGCAACGGTCAAGCTCCGGTCGTTGTTTTCTCCCATTGCTTTACTTGCAATAAAGACCTCAAGGCAACGGTCCGCATCTCGCGTGCCTTGGCGAAGTCGGGGATCACCGTGCTACGTTTCGACATGACAGGATTGGGCGGCAGCGGCGGAGACTTTGCCGAGACCAATTTCACCACGAATTTGGCCGACTTGGCCGCCGCGATCCGTTTCGCCCATTCGGAGTTGGGGCCGGTCACCGGCCTGATCGGACACAGCTTTGGCGGTTTGGCGTCGTTGGTCACGGCGGCAAAACACTTCGCCAAAGGAGAAACCCAGGCAGACGCCTCGGTGCACTTGGAACATCTCAATGGCGTGATCACGTTGGCAGCCCCCAGTGACACCTCACACCTGGCAACACTGCTGGCCAGGATGAATCCAGAGATCGAATCCCTCGGCGCAGGCGACGTTACCATCGGAGGCATCACATGGACCATCCACCGGCAAATGCTGGAAGACTTTCGCCAGCATGATGTCACCCGGTGGATTCCCAACATTCGTTGCCCCGTGATGCTGATGCACTCACCGGTCGACGAAACGGTCGGCATCGATCACGCCCTGCGGATCATGAGTCTGATCAACAGTGCCGCTCCGAATACTTCGTCGTCGCAAACAAGCAAACCGGACACCAATGCGGTCAGCTTGGTGGCTCTCGCCGACGCCGACCACTTGCTGGTGCGCAACACGGACGATCTGACGTACGTGTCCCAAACCATGTCAGCGTTCTTGCACCGCTACGCGTCGCGAACACCGTCGCCCGACGTGGCAGATCGATAG
- a CDS encoding GEVED domain-containing protein, whose translation MKTSIRFLNSRIGQRRQPSNQIRATRHRRHMLETLESRRLLAAIEVTTSLDVVADDGLVSLREAIDLANQDGEADTITFATTLFNSDSVTIELNGTGMQITSPVKLLGPGADRLILDAQFGSDGVFETGDGFRHFHIADGDANGLINVTIAGVTLTGGDVASNDLLGRGGAILNEENLILREVYVHTNAALDGGGVGNADGGIVTLVRSTVYGNVAAAPSGDGGGIWNASGAGLHVLGSTISSNVADTRGGGIASLGAVTVSQSTITENFAGTDGGGVYDSADSQIINGSIVSGNTAGGSANNLLGDFSGDHNLLGTGDASGGANDVFSDSPGVGALGNNGGPTPTHALMNDSLAINAGAMGTTNLLVNGDFETADLTGWTFETSDASLGFAEINDGTVDTLAADDPYSPISGSSDVVLRDTGPNTRRLYQDILVPAGIAEATLSWSDRIINNANQFVDPQQGFRVFLEDSTGRLLDEVFSTQPGDPVEQLGPNSRGFDVTKTLQQHEGESLRLTFYVQNELLALQVWLDDIELSVLQADQRGGGFYRNDGFGVDIGAFELQTELDFGDAPVGYPVMLPDGASHAVGSLTLGGQIDSEPNGLADDAADGDGADDDGVIMIADMVSRSDAATTSSFSVFASASGFLDAWIDFDQDQSWDDAGEQIAVSVPVNLGQNTLSFAVPAGAVAGNTFARFRLSSSGGLTPTGSAIDGEVEDYVATILDGSSVQNLQVDLPHEDAILRIDGPDLVLQSSGKVLFQAPNQSVGLLNILGTSDADQFIIDFSGGILPATVSQELRLNGGGGDDLLTIMGGDGTIDFTDNGNVTITGFNTIDLGTQHAHSITLDSEAWLNVRPATGDLTILGGVDDTITFVDRSAWLMGPTSIEGGRFLRSAVQAGVTETQSLLFDLAAPWQNIIRPGDVNNNGMVTAGDALDIINELKNHAYSDATTLDLLDPMNVAQWPGVYYDQTGDGRVTANDALQVINELRAIRLGEVEPEFVDLDENGLRKVIALGTAIDQALVRFGTTLHEVQQEPIPAAIVVAMLNASMPNASLARPSEVGAISPAGEVATNASTVDQVIDQLWLEDELLSGSVVLSLAE comes from the coding sequence ATGAAAACAAGCATTCGTTTCCTAAATTCACGCATTGGTCAACGACGTCAACCGAGCAATCAAATTCGTGCGACTCGTCACCGTCGACACATGCTGGAGACGTTGGAAAGTCGCCGATTGTTGGCCGCGATTGAGGTAACGACCAGTCTGGATGTCGTCGCCGATGACGGCTTGGTCAGCCTGCGGGAAGCGATCGATCTGGCGAATCAAGATGGGGAGGCGGACACGATCACATTCGCTACGACACTGTTCAACTCAGACTCCGTCACGATCGAACTCAACGGCACGGGGATGCAGATCACATCGCCGGTCAAGTTGTTAGGCCCCGGGGCCGATCGATTGATACTCGATGCGCAATTTGGCTCCGATGGTGTATTTGAAACCGGCGACGGGTTTCGACATTTCCACATTGCTGATGGAGATGCCAATGGCTTGATCAACGTGACGATTGCCGGAGTGACTTTGACCGGGGGCGATGTTGCCTCCAACGATCTGCTTGGTCGCGGCGGCGCCATCCTCAACGAGGAGAATCTGATTCTGCGTGAAGTCTACGTGCACACCAATGCCGCATTGGACGGTGGTGGAGTGGGCAACGCCGACGGCGGTATCGTGACGCTGGTCCGCAGCACCGTTTACGGAAACGTAGCAGCAGCTCCCTCCGGTGACGGCGGTGGAATATGGAACGCCAGCGGTGCCGGGCTACACGTCCTGGGCAGCACCATCTCGTCCAACGTCGCAGATACCCGTGGTGGTGGGATCGCTTCTTTGGGTGCGGTCACAGTCAGTCAGTCGACGATCACGGAGAATTTTGCGGGTACCGATGGAGGAGGTGTTTATGATTCGGCGGACAGCCAGATCATCAACGGCTCCATCGTTTCCGGAAACACAGCAGGTGGATCGGCCAACAATCTGCTCGGTGACTTTTCGGGTGACCACAACCTGTTGGGAACGGGTGACGCGAGTGGGGGCGCCAACGATGTGTTCTCCGACTCACCCGGCGTCGGGGCACTTGGCAACAACGGAGGGCCGACCCCCACACACGCATTGATGAATGACAGTCTGGCCATCAACGCTGGCGCGATGGGCACAACGAATCTCCTGGTCAACGGTGATTTCGAAACAGCAGATTTGACCGGATGGACATTCGAGACGTCCGACGCATCACTCGGTTTTGCTGAAATCAACGATGGGACCGTCGACACTCTCGCCGCAGATGATCCTTACTCGCCGATCTCCGGGTCGTCCGACGTCGTCCTAAGAGACACGGGGCCGAATACGCGAAGGCTTTATCAAGACATTTTGGTTCCCGCTGGAATTGCCGAAGCAACGTTGTCGTGGTCCGATCGCATCATCAACAATGCGAACCAGTTTGTTGATCCTCAGCAAGGATTTCGTGTCTTTCTGGAAGACTCCACCGGCCGTCTGCTCGACGAGGTCTTTTCCACCCAGCCGGGCGATCCGGTGGAACAACTTGGCCCCAATTCGCGTGGCTTTGATGTGACCAAGACGCTCCAGCAACATGAGGGAGAATCGCTGCGATTGACGTTCTACGTGCAGAATGAGTTGCTGGCCCTGCAGGTCTGGCTCGATGACATTGAGCTGTCCGTATTGCAAGCCGATCAGCGAGGCGGTGGCTTCTATCGCAACGATGGTTTTGGTGTCGATATCGGCGCGTTTGAACTTCAAACCGAATTGGACTTTGGCGATGCACCGGTGGGCTACCCGGTGATGTTGCCCGATGGGGCAAGTCACGCCGTGGGGTCGCTGACACTGGGCGGCCAGATCGACTCAGAACCCAACGGGTTGGCGGACGATGCAGCGGATGGTGATGGTGCAGACGATGACGGCGTCATTATGATCGCCGACATGGTGTCTCGCAGCGATGCGGCGACCACCAGCAGTTTCTCGGTGTTTGCGTCCGCGTCTGGATTCCTGGATGCATGGATCGACTTTGATCAAGACCAATCCTGGGACGACGCGGGTGAGCAAATCGCAGTCAGCGTCCCAGTCAACTTGGGGCAAAACACTCTGTCGTTTGCTGTACCGGCCGGAGCTGTCGCAGGCAATACCTTTGCAAGATTCCGACTGAGTTCCAGTGGAGGCTTGACGCCGACAGGCTCGGCGATCGACGGCGAAGTCGAAGACTATGTGGCGACGATCTTGGATGGCAGCTCGGTCCAGAATCTGCAGGTTGACTTACCGCACGAAGATGCCATCCTCCGAATCGACGGACCGGACCTGGTGCTGCAGAGCAGCGGCAAAGTACTCTTTCAGGCACCCAATCAAAGCGTCGGGCTACTGAATATCCTCGGCACCTCGGATGCCGATCAGTTCATCATCGACTTCTCCGGCGGCATCCTACCAGCCACCGTCTCGCAGGAATTGCGCCTCAATGGCGGCGGAGGCGATGATTTGTTGACGATCATGGGTGGCGACGGAACCATTGATTTCACTGACAATGGAAACGTCACGATCACGGGTTTTAACACCATTGATCTTGGTACACAGCACGCTCATTCGATCACACTGGATTCGGAGGCGTGGCTCAACGTGCGTCCGGCCACCGGCGACTTGACGATCTTGGGTGGCGTCGACGACACCATCACGTTCGTCGATCGCAGTGCTTGGCTGATGGGACCGACGTCCATCGAGGGTGGGCGGTTCCTTCGCAGTGCGGTTCAAGCGGGTGTTACCGAGACGCAGTCTTTGCTGTTCGACTTGGCCGCTCCTTGGCAGAACATCATTCGCCCTGGCGACGTCAACAACAATGGTATGGTGACCGCCGGCGACGCGTTGGACATCATCAATGAGCTAAAGAACCATGCTTACTCGGATGCCACGACTCTAGACCTGCTGGACCCGATGAACGTGGCGCAGTGGCCCGGCGTCTACTATGACCAAACCGGTGATGGTCGAGTGACCGCCAACGATGCTTTGCAAGTCATCAACGAATTGAGAGCGATTCGCTTGGGGGAAGTGGAACCGGAGTTCGTTGATTTGGACGAAAATGGACTACGAAAGGTGATTGCATTGGGTACAGCGATTGACCAAGCACTCGTTCGCTTCGGCACGACGTTGCATGAAGTCCAACAGGAGCCGATCCCAGCAGCCATCGTCGTTGCTATGCTGAACGCTTCAATGCCTAATGCATCGTTGGCAAGACCCTCAGAGGTCGGAGCTATCTCTCCTGCAGGGGAAGTCGCCACGAACGCATCGACGGTGGACCAAGTGATTGATCAGCTATGGCTGGAGGACGAATTGCTATCCGGGAGCGTTGTTCTCTCGTTGGCCGAATGA
- the tal gene encoding transaldolase — protein sequence MSTSASTDTTQLDQLKQFTKVVADTGDFESMRQYAPQDATTNPSLILAASGQEQYSYLIDQAVKEVGSSTASGQNQIDATINRLLILFGKEILDIVPGRVSTEVDARLSFDTQGTIDLAKHLIGLYAAEGIERDRVLIKIASTWEGIKAAELLQQEGIRCNLTLLFSLPQAIACAEAKVQLISPFVGRIYDWYKKSTGTDYTGADDPGVQSVGQIYNYYKKFGYETEVMGASFRNTGQITELAGCDLLTISPDLLSQLHSSNETIERKLDPASAKQSDLEKISLDEKTFRFQLNEDAMATEKTAEGIRKFSADIRKLEKAIAEKLG from the coding sequence GTGTCCACCTCCGCTTCCACCGATACGACGCAACTCGATCAACTCAAGCAGTTCACCAAGGTGGTTGCCGACACCGGCGACTTTGAGTCGATGCGGCAATACGCACCGCAAGATGCGACGACCAACCCCTCGCTCATCTTGGCTGCATCAGGACAAGAACAATACAGCTATCTGATCGATCAAGCGGTCAAGGAAGTCGGCAGCTCGACAGCCTCCGGTCAAAACCAGATTGACGCGACGATCAATCGGCTGTTGATCCTGTTCGGTAAAGAAATCCTCGACATCGTTCCCGGCCGAGTGTCCACCGAAGTCGACGCGAGGCTGTCATTCGACACTCAAGGCACGATCGACTTGGCCAAACATTTGATCGGACTCTACGCCGCCGAAGGCATCGAGCGAGACCGCGTGCTGATCAAGATCGCATCGACCTGGGAAGGCATCAAGGCGGCCGAGTTGCTGCAACAGGAAGGCATCCGCTGCAACCTGACCTTGCTGTTCTCCTTGCCGCAAGCCATCGCGTGCGCAGAGGCCAAGGTGCAATTGATCTCTCCGTTCGTGGGTCGCATCTACGATTGGTACAAGAAATCAACGGGCACGGATTACACCGGTGCGGATGACCCCGGCGTGCAGTCCGTCGGTCAGATTTACAACTACTACAAGAAATTCGGTTACGAGACCGAAGTCATGGGGGCCAGTTTCCGCAACACGGGCCAAATCACTGAGTTGGCCGGTTGCGATCTGCTGACGATCAGTCCCGACCTGTTGTCGCAACTGCATTCGTCCAATGAAACGATCGAGCGAAAGCTGGATCCGGCGTCTGCCAAGCAGAGCGATCTGGAAAAGATCTCTCTGGATGAAAAGACATTCCGGTTCCAGCTCAACGAAGACGCCATGGCGACCGAAAAAACCGCCGAAGGCATCCGCAAGTTCTCCGCCGACATCCGCAAGCTCGAAAAAGCAATCGCCGAGAAACTGGGTTGA
- a CDS encoding 3-keto-disaccharide hydrolase — MTRSPITSFVLAILVCLASLTATAGEIDPAQKSWFEKYKGQQNAPKADAMLLNTDSEPDVTDGFTSLFNGKDLTGWTPKGGECEFKVQDGMLVGQCVKGSASTYLCTDKSDFTDFVFTCDMKWEVDGNSGVMFRAQAKPGKNSETVFGPQAEMEGITGDRFWSGGIYGQSCGGYFYPLWLKEHAEARAALDREGWNRLTISAKGNVVKTWINGVPVAHWVDDGTYAKGFFGLQIHKGNKGTVLWKNIRVKELSAE; from the coding sequence ATGACACGTTCACCCATCACATCGTTCGTCCTGGCGATCTTGGTTTGCTTGGCATCCTTGACCGCAACGGCAGGCGAAATCGATCCGGCGCAGAAGAGTTGGTTCGAAAAATACAAAGGGCAACAGAACGCTCCGAAAGCGGATGCGATGCTGTTGAACACGGATTCGGAACCTGATGTGACGGACGGATTCACCAGTCTGTTCAACGGCAAGGACTTGACCGGCTGGACCCCCAAGGGTGGTGAGTGCGAATTCAAGGTCCAAGACGGAATGCTGGTCGGACAATGCGTCAAAGGCTCAGCGAGCACCTATCTGTGCACGGACAAATCCGACTTCACTGACTTTGTCTTTACCTGTGACATGAAATGGGAAGTCGACGGGAACTCCGGCGTCATGTTTCGCGCTCAAGCCAAGCCTGGAAAGAATTCCGAAACCGTCTTTGGCCCCCAAGCCGAGATGGAAGGCATCACGGGGGATCGTTTCTGGTCGGGAGGAATCTATGGCCAGAGTTGCGGCGGTTATTTCTACCCGTTGTGGCTGAAAGAACACGCTGAGGCTCGCGCGGCGCTTGATCGTGAAGGTTGGAATCGGTTGACGATCTCTGCGAAAGGCAATGTTGTGAAGACTTGGATCAACGGAGTCCCCGTCGCGCACTGGGTCGACGACGGAACCTACGCCAAAGGATTCTTTGGTTTACAGATCCACAAGGGCAATAAAGGCACCGTGCTATGGAAGAACATTCGCGTGAAAGAGCTTAGCGCGGAGTGA
- the lepA gene encoding translation elongation factor 4 produces MTTHIRNFCIIAHIDHGKSTLADRLLEQTGTVSNRELKTQMLDDLDLERQRGITIKARAVVMKFKRGGQNYELNLIDTPGHVDFQYEVSRSLACCEGALLLVDAFQGVEAQTVANAFAAMEHDLKIVPVINKIDLDYARPDEVAEEMMNSLGTDPDECIRVSAKTGQGVEALIDAIIEHVPAPTGDPSAVLQAMVFDSNYDDYRGAITYVRIMQGTVRKGQKIRFLRAGANHEIVELGQFAPARQPCEELHAGQVGYLICNIKSLGDVHIGDTVSIPGDAAAKPLPGYSRPKRMVYCGLFPSDGQNFSDLREALERLAINDPSFEFEPETSDALGFGFRCGFLGLLHMEIVQQRLENESDIDLVQTAPNVTYEIVNKRGETLMIHKPQDVPDPGDIEEFRQPIVRCNVIVPGEFIGAVMKLCQERRGIQKSQEYLGAQRAMLTYDIPLAEVVYDLHDKIKSCTRGYGTLDYEMVGYEPADLCRLDILVNGKRVDALSVVCNRADADRRGRAVAKRLKQEIERHMFEVAVQAAIGSRVIARETVPAMRKNVTAKCYGGDITRKRKLLQKQKEGKKRMKAIGNVEISQKAFMAVLSDSEND; encoded by the coding sequence ATGACGACCCATATTCGAAACTTTTGCATCATTGCCCACATCGATCACGGAAAGAGTACGCTCGCCGACCGTTTGTTGGAACAGACCGGCACCGTCAGCAATCGCGAATTGAAAACGCAGATGCTGGACGACTTGGATTTGGAACGCCAACGCGGGATCACGATCAAAGCTCGCGCGGTGGTGATGAAGTTCAAGCGTGGCGGACAGAACTACGAACTGAACTTGATCGACACGCCCGGGCACGTTGACTTTCAATACGAAGTCTCCCGTTCGCTGGCGTGTTGTGAAGGTGCTTTGTTGTTGGTCGATGCTTTCCAAGGCGTCGAGGCTCAGACCGTTGCCAATGCGTTCGCAGCCATGGAACACGATTTGAAAATCGTTCCGGTGATCAACAAGATCGACTTGGACTACGCCCGGCCTGACGAAGTGGCCGAGGAGATGATGAATTCACTCGGCACCGATCCCGACGAGTGCATCCGCGTCAGCGCAAAAACCGGACAGGGCGTCGAAGCCCTGATCGACGCGATCATCGAACATGTACCTGCACCCACGGGCGATCCGTCGGCGGTGTTACAAGCCATGGTGTTTGACTCCAACTACGACGATTACCGTGGTGCGATCACCTATGTCCGCATCATGCAGGGGACCGTTCGCAAGGGACAAAAGATTCGCTTTCTGCGTGCGGGAGCCAACCACGAAATCGTCGAGCTGGGTCAGTTCGCCCCTGCCCGCCAGCCGTGCGAGGAATTGCACGCGGGCCAAGTCGGTTACCTGATTTGCAATATCAAGAGTTTGGGTGATGTTCACATCGGCGACACGGTCAGCATTCCTGGTGATGCGGCGGCCAAACCGTTGCCCGGCTATTCGCGACCCAAACGGATGGTTTACTGCGGATTGTTCCCCAGCGACGGGCAAAATTTCAGTGACTTGCGTGAAGCATTGGAGCGATTGGCGATCAACGATCCGAGCTTTGAATTCGAGCCAGAAACCAGCGACGCGTTGGGGTTTGGATTTCGCTGTGGGTTCCTGGGACTGCTGCACATGGAGATCGTGCAGCAGCGTTTGGAGAACGAATCCGACATCGATCTTGTCCAGACCGCGCCCAACGTGACGTATGAGATCGTCAACAAGCGTGGCGAGACCTTGATGATTCACAAACCGCAGGATGTTCCGGATCCCGGCGACATCGAGGAGTTTCGCCAACCGATCGTGCGATGCAACGTCATTGTCCCCGGTGAGTTTATCGGCGCGGTCATGAAACTGTGCCAAGAGCGTCGCGGGATTCAAAAGAGCCAAGAATACCTCGGCGCCCAGCGTGCCATGTTGACGTACGACATTCCGTTGGCCGAAGTCGTCTATGACTTGCACGACAAGATCAAGAGTTGCACCCGCGGATACGGCACGCTGGATTATGAGATGGTAGGCTATGAACCAGCCGACTTGTGCCGCCTCGACATCTTGGTCAATGGCAAACGCGTCGATGCGTTGAGCGTCGTGTGCAACCGGGCCGACGCTGACCGTCGTGGTCGCGCCGTTGCCAAACGGCTCAAGCAAGAGATCGAGCGTCACATGTTCGAGGTTGCCGTGCAAGCCGCCATCGGCAGCCGAGTGATTGCCCGAGAAACCGTCCCCGCCATGCGCAAAAACGTGACCGCCAAGTGTTATGGTGGTGACATCACACGGAAACGCAAGCTGTTGCAAAAGCAAAAGGAAGGCAAGAAACGCATGAAGGCGATCGGCAATGTCGAGATCAGCCAAAAAGCGTTCATGGCCGTCCTGAGCGACAGCGAAAACGATTGA